In Populus alba chromosome 9, ASM523922v2, whole genome shotgun sequence, a genomic segment contains:
- the LOC118053727 gene encoding epsin-3 yields MSILSKSNGNNNIGTLSFHELKKQTSFFFKEKIKSARLALTDVTPAELLTEEATNGNSWAPDSPTLGSISRAAFEVDDYWRIVEILHKRFLRFERKNWRPSYNSLIILEHLLTHGPESVAGEFQIDKDVIREMESFQCIDVKGFNWGLAVRKKSERILNLLEKEPLLKEERERARKVTRGIQGFGSFCHSSSSARGILQESSNGTFARSNSQNDSWENKFLSPKEENSIQTFQKSRNDANYESGQKRVNLDSWDSVNNWQVLEKPGTNLKENLAPKKEVHLWNDTREAAPLLAGRRDEPKIIEEDHPFSDAENQTSASLLSARDGILQGC; encoded by the exons ATGTCTATCTTAAGCAAAAGCAATGGCAACAACAATATAGGGACGCTGTCATTCCATGAACTTAAGAAGCAAacctctttcttcttcaaggAAAAGATCAAGAGTGCTAGATTAGCTCTCACTGATGTCACACCAGCAGAACT GTTGACTGAAGAAGCTACGAATGGGAATTCATGGGCTCCAGACAGTCCTACCCTTGGATCCATTTCAAGGGCTGCTTTTGAAGTTGATGATTATTGGAGAATTGTGGAGATCCTACACAAGAG ATTCTTGAGATTTGAAAGAAAGAACTGGAGGCCCTCTTACAATTCCCTTATTATACTTGAACACTTGTTGACTCATGGACCAGAGAGTGTGGCAGGGGAGTTTCAGATTGACAAAGATGTTATTAGGGAGATGGAAAGCTTTCAGTGTATAGATGTGAAAGG ATTCAACTGGGGTCTCGCTGTTAGAAAGAAATCAGAGAGAATCTTGAACCTGCTTGAAAAAGAACCTCTTctcaaagaagaaagagagcGAGCTAGAAAGGTTACTAGAGGGATTCAGGGATTTGGTAGCTTCTGCCACAGTTCTTCATCAGCGCGAGGCATTCTACAGGAATCTTCTAATGGAACATTTGCAAGAAGTAATTCTCAGAATGATTCCTGGGAAAATAAATTCTTGTCCCCGAAAGAAGAAAATTCGATCCAAACATTTCAAAAGAGCCGAAATGACGCAAATTATGAGTCTGGCCAGAAAAGGGTGAATCTGGATTCTTGGGATAGTGTCAACAATTGGCAGGTGCTCGAGAAACCTGGAACAAATCTCAAAGAAAACTTGGCTCCTAAAAAGGAAGTACATCTATGGAACGACACAAGGGAGGCTGCTCCACTTTTGGCTGGTCGGAGAGATGAACCAAAGATCATAGAGGAAGATCATCCCTTTAGTGATGCTGAGAACCAAACTTCTGCTTCCCTCCTTTCAGCTAGAGATGGGATATTGCAAGGATGTTAG